A region of the Zerene cesonia ecotype Mississippi unplaced genomic scaffold, Zerene_cesonia_1.1 Zces_u006, whole genome shotgun sequence genome:
CCGTACAATTTGGGCGATATATTCCAATGCGCGTTGTGCGACCAGAGTTTCGAGTACTTCATCAAATTGAATCAGCACATGAACTCGCACTACGGCAACTACGTGTGCGAGCTGTGCGGCAAATCGTTCCTCAGCCAGGACAGGCTCCGGAGCCATGCCCTCAGCCACGGAACGAGTTTCCGCTGCAACGTCTGCACGGAGACCTTCGAATCGCTCACCCAGAAGAGCAGGCACGAGAGCAAAGCGCACAACCGAGGCGCGACGGTCAAATGCCTCTTCTGCCCCGAGACCTTTCCGAATTACGCGGCGAGGAAGCGGCATCACGTCGCAGCGCACCGCGTCGACGCGCCGGCGATAAATTGCCCCGTCTGCGGGAAAACGTTTCAAATACACAGCAAGATGAGGGTGCACTTGAAGGAGGTGCACCTGCGCGAGAAAAATTTCAGTTGTCCGATGTGCGAGCGCAGTTTTTTCTCGCGGACGCACGTGCAGCGGCACATGGTCAAACACTCCGGGGAGAGGATACACGGCTGCGGCGTGTGCGGGAAGTCGTACGCGAGGAAACAAACGCTCCGGGACCATATGAGAATACACAGCGACGAGAGGAGGTTCGCGTGCGCGGTCTGCGATCAGGCGTTCGTGCAAAACAACAGTTTGCGGTTGCATATGAAGGTGCATCATTCCGGCTCTGTGTAGGATTTATTTGTCAAAGTATTTAGAGaatttagaaagaaataaatataggtttCACATACTAAAAACACGCCTTAGTTATTTAATCTTTGCGGACATTATCAGAATAGTAAGATAAACTCGtgatataattgtattgtcaccgatccttgataaggttacgaaatttgaaataaatctgaTCGTTTATAATGGGTtcaaatcgagtctaaaggaatcaattacatacatacatacatacagatgaagctaGCAagagcgtgttaaaaaaattgagaacACTGTACTAGTTTTATACTTTACGATTCGTTACGTTTCGATATTGTGATATCGACATTCAATTGGGAATTATTtcaagtaattataatagttgtaatttaattgtattcaatttataaaacattgacCCTTATTTCAAAAGTCCTATTCTTATGCATTCAACAGTTCTTGAAACTATGTACCTTACAACTTCACCACTTATAAAGGATTCATACCTTAggattcataataataaaatcacacatacacacacagacacacacacacacacgcatacgcacacacacgttgatatccatataaatattaccgTCATTGGTGACATTAGCTTTAAGCAAATAGCTCTAAATGTACCCTAGATTTGTTTTCACATcgtcatattatattacgtatattgtattattttattgttttgtttataacataaaaggGTACATTTAAAGTTGAAAAACTTTACTTTCAGGTGTTGCGTCGCGTAAATATCACCGAGGCGTACCGTCTTCGATGCGTATACGAAGAAATCTAgagattttgtttaataacacATCAATCATACCGTTCAAATTCCGCGGAAAGTACCTCTGTTTCTTTTGTAGCAAATACGTCGAGGAATACGCGGATTTGAGACGGCACACCAAAGAACACGGCGAATGCACTATTGGCACTCACTCGTTGAAAGCTATCAGAGGTGTTAGCAATGTGGAGATAAAAATCGACGTCTCCGAGATAAGTTGTGAAGTTTGCAAGGACTTGTTCGCGTCCATCAACGACGTTATCGACCATTTGTTGGTGAAACACAAGATCGAATACGATAAGGGCATAGATATGCCGCTCGAGGAGTACCGTTTGAGGGATCTGGCCTGTGTAGCGTGCGATGCGAAGTTTACCTTCTTCGGATACTTGGTGTCCCACGTCAATAGCAACCATCCAAAGAATAGCTTCACCTGCGACACTTGCCAGCAGAAATTTAACAAGAAACGCGACCTTTTCTCGCACACGAAGAATTATCACAGAGAGGGCGGCTTCGTTTGTGAACTATGCCACCAGACTTTCACGTCCCTCAATATCTTGAATAAACATAAGACAAACCGACACATGTCCAGGTGTAACATATGCTTCCTGAAACTACCCTCAGCTGTATTGAAACGGAAACACATGAAAACGGAGCACCCAGACGACGGGTCCATGAAATGCAAGATTTGTCACAAACAATTTCATACGGATATCGGGTTGAAAATGCATTCGAGGAATTGTAGAAATGTGGATATAATTGTTGAAGACAACGACATAGACGTCATGGACTCTGATATAAAATACGATGTGCCTAAACGAAACAGCGTTAAGCAACTGCGCGAGAATATAGCTCTAGTCATAAGCCTTTCCACGGCGATCCCGTTCAACTTTTTCCATAATAAATTCAACTGCTTCTTCTGCTCGAAAGACTTCCAAGACCCGGACTCGCTCAAAGAGCACACGATACTGATGCACCCAGTTTGCGACGCGCGCGAAAAGAGCATACTCAAGTGCAGAGAGTCCGAGTCGTCCGTCAAAATAGACATTTCGTCGCTCGCGTGCAAAATATGCTTCGAACAAATGAAGGATTTGGACTGTTTGCTGGACCACTTGATATCGCGGCACGATGCGAACTACGACAAGTCGATCAAAACGTGCCTGCAGCCGTACAAACTGGTCAAGGATCACATGGAGTGCCCGCTTTGTCCACACGAAGTTTTCCGATTCTTCGGAACACTGCTAAAGCACATGAACACCGTGCATACAGACAATAAGAACATTTGCGTGCACTGCGGACAGTCGTTCCGCAGGGAGCAGAACCTGCGCGTCCATTTATGGCGGCGCCACAGCGATGGGAAGTTTAACTGTTCCATCTGCGGTGTGGACTGCGAGATACCGTCTAGGCTATTTATGCACATGGCCAAAGCGCACGGCGTGAAAGCGTCCAAGTGCCCCATGTGCCCGGAGGCGTTCGAAACTCAGTATCTGCGGCAGAAACACCTGATAGAAGCCCACGACTCGGGGCACAAATGCACGTTCTGCGGGAAACTGTTCACGCGGGAGTCGTTCCTGCGCGATCACGTGCGGCGGACGCATTTGAAGGAAAAGAACGTGGAGTGCAGCGTGTGCGGTGCTAAGTTCTTCAATAACATACTGCTGAGACGGCATATGGTGAAACACAGTGGCGTGAAAAACTTCCATTGTGACGTCTGTGGGGATAGATTCTATTGGAAGAAGAGTCTCACTTCGCACATGGCTAAGCATAAAAAGAACGACGACTTGAAAGATGACGCTCTGGATAAGGGCTTTAGCGATGTGTAGAATTGATATTGATGTATGGAACTTGACTCGGGCCATACCACGTAACAAagaaagtataattttatcgcttaatattatattattgtatgtacgATTTGAAAAGTATACTTAAAATTGTCATCAAAGTTACTTGTTTTGCccgaaattattattttcggagaaaactttataatttctgTTCAGGACATAAGATGATTTCCTAGATTCATAATATAAGCTCTAATAGTATCGTTATAATGGGCgtgatataattatgtaaaggAATAGGACTAATTAAACGAAAcatatcttataattaatttattgtatagtaGTTGTGCCATctcatatatttattccaaAGAACATACATTCCatgtagtatataattataaaaataaataaataaagtaaaaaagaacACACACttaaatgatagaatcaatCTAAATTGTTTCAGTTGCTCCATACAGAGTATCcgtaaagaaatttttatgattcttcatttttttcttttattttagtaacacCACATTGCTGGCTTAATTTCTaagatgtatgaaaaatacgGCGTACATAAATTTAGCTGtaacaatattaacaatatctTATTGCATGATAATCCTGGCCATCCTTATAGGGACAATGaagtaaacttaaaaaaaaatcgttaaattGTTGCtatgtcaccgatccttgataagtgtaagAAGTgaagtttcaataaaatctgtccgtttgaagtAAGGTCAGAATTGGGTCTAAAGGAATCTGTCCCGTACAAACGTTCAGCTAAAGCTCATAtaagtgtgttaaaaatataagattacTTTCTaagcacttttttttttgaaatcgttacCTGTTTTCCGTgtactgttttgtttttttaatttggtataatttcagttgtatataaaatataaatttcattaatttcaatagcgAATATAAAGTCTAGTCTAAAATGTTAAACTCGTCAAATAGTCGATCATAAGTAAATACTCTAAAGATGCTAAGAATAATTGttgtatctttataaaaaagaaaacgacAGGTTCCTAATAGTTTTAAGAAATACGAACAGAACAGCTTTCGAAGAATTGCACTCGAGATTAATCGTAAGATTGTCTATGGCAACTTATCGTACAGAAGAATCATTTGTTTTCAGATGATAAGTCGCTAACCGGACAAAATTCGTCGGCTCGGCGACATCTCCATATACTCTTCACGATAACTAGTATAATACcgttcaaaaaacaaaatggctACCGCTGTTTCGTTTGCGATAAAAATATCGATTACAGCAAActcaaaaaacacacaaaagcTCATGGATATGATTTTATCTTAGATGAGGCTAACGAATTACCAAGTGTCATCGACGTAGACACGTCTGACACCGTTTGTGAAGATTGCGACGAtacatttgataattttaatgaactgGTCTTACATTTAAGTAGTAAACATagctttaatgataaatacgtaaatttgaatgctattaagttaataaaagaagCCGGCGATACAATAAAATCTGGTTTAACGTGCGATAGGTGTTCCAAAGTTCTCATATCGAAATTAGGTTATAAATATCACATGGCCAAGTGCGGTGCTAAGACTAGGACGTGTAGAATGAACGATAACAAGACAAAAATAGTCAAACAGAATATAGCCTGCCTGCTGAACATGACAACCGTGATACCGTTTAAGTATTTCATGAATCGATTTCGTTGTTTCTATTGCTCCGACGATTTTGTCGAATTCGATATATTGAGAGAGCATACGGTGTCGCATCACACGCATTGCGATATCAAGAGTAAAACTATGAGATTCCTCAAAGGTAGAGATATAGGGCTGAAAGTGGATATATCTAAACTATCTTGCAAGCTCTGTCGCAACGAATACGCGGATGTGAAGTCGCTTATCGATCATTTAATTGTCAGTCACGACGCCAACTACGATAGGTCCGTGAAATACCTGCAATCGTTCAAAATAGCCAAGGACAGCATACCGTGTCCCCTCTGCCCGAACGTCATATTCCAGTACTTTAGAAAGCTGCTGGAGCACATGAATTCCTTTCATTCGATGGATAATTGCGTCTGCGCGTACTGCGGACAGACGTTCGggaataattataactatcgAGCGCATATATCGCGATACCATAGGAAGTCCACTGTTAAATGCATCGATTGTAGCACGGAATTCACGACGCTGGATAAATTGGCTCGACACAGAGCGAGAGCGCACGGAGAGAAGAGCTTCAAATGTACGGAGTGTCTGGACAGATTCAGCTCGCAGTATCTCCTTCAGAAGCATCTCATAACCGCGCACAGCTCGGGCCATAAATGCGGCTACTGCAATAAAATGTTCACACGCAACTCGCACATGCGAAATCATATACGACGCACGCATTTGAAGGAGAAAAATTTCGAATGCGGCGTGTGCGGCGAGAGGTTCTTCGATAAGGCCCTCTTGAACATGCATATGGTTAAACATATAGGCGAGAGAAACTATCATTGCGATATATGCGGAAAACGGTTCTTGTGGAAGAAGAATTTGAGGGGACACATGTCCTCGCATGATCAGATTTGAAGTTTCCATAGCGCTGTAACGATAGCTTCCATTATATATATCGTGTATTGTTAGCGGatgaatttcatatttttaacgaaGTGGAAGTAGAAATAGATGTATCGATATTGAATTGCGAACTGTTCCGTGAAACGCTTACTAATCACAATGATATTGTAACTCATCTGATTACATTTTGTAGTCTTCCGTTTGACCCTAATGTAGTAATGGGACCAtaacgttttataaataaactcgtTTTCCACGAAGATAGAGAACACCTAATGCAAAGATACAAGTGTGACATATGCAATGACATATTTATGAAGAAGAGAAGTTTGATAGTTCGTATAAGATTAAAACATAGtcatacatacaaatgtaGCATTTGGTCGTAGTGCACAAAAACGAACAGTATGCAGTGTTCAGAAAGATTTACGACAAAATGCAACTTGCGTGGGCGCCTTATTAAAGCGCATATGTATGGTCATTATGATAAGATTTTCACATATGCATAATTATTGGTTCATAGAAGACGCATACTCTTAAAGGAGGAAGATTTGGAATTTAAAAACTGCTTCAAACGATTCCTTGACAGGAAAGGCCCACGTGCTGGAGCACGAAGGTAGCTACAAAGAAGTATCTTTGTAAGAAGAACCCGAAAGCGACATAGAATCGAACCACGATAGACACTGTCAAACTATTTAATGAAGTGAAGAATATGGGATCAGAATCACAATAGAACTTTCTTTTCAGATGATTGTTCGACAGCACCAGGCGCCAACGCAATCCGCAGATCGAATATCAGTAAATTGCTCAGTAATACAAGCGTTGTACCATTCAAGTGGCGTggaaaatatttgtgttactATTGCACTAAAAGTGTAGAAGATTATGATGCATTGAAAGAACACACAAACAGTCATCCAATTGTGGATTTAAATAGAGCAGTAAAATCATTACGTCCTAGTGTCGAAGTGAAACTAGATGTCTCGGATATCAATTGTAAACTGTGCAGTGAACATTTAGATAGTTTAGACGGTGTAATAACGCATTTATctgttaaacataatatacattacaatGAACATATAACAGTTCCAATAACAACGTACAGATTGAGGGACCTTCGCTGCGTCGTTTGCGATAAAGCTTTTAGTTTCTTTGCAAAATTAGTAATCCATACTAACAGTGAACATCCAAAGAACACCTTCATATGTGACACGTGTAATCAGAAATTTAACAAGAAGCGAGATTTAGATGCACATTATCGAAGGGAACATAAAAAAGGGCACAATTGCATTCAATGTTCGATGACATTTGAATCTCTTGTTGATTGTTTAAGACACAAACGATCGCACGCTTATTCGTGCAATATATGCTTTACAAATTTCGGGTCGATcagtaaaaaaattcatcacatAAAACTCCAACATCGATACGATTCGTTCAAGTGtggtttatgttataatacttttacGAAGACTTCCTTCCTTCTGCATTGTTTAAAGTGCACGGGTGAACTTATAACGGATAAATCTAAACTCaacaattattcaaatacacaTTCACTTAAAGATATCAGAAGAAATGTAGAATATATACTAAACACCACCACACTTATaccatttaagtattttaggACGAAATTtcgatgtttttattgttccaATGATTTTTCCAAATGCGAAGAGTTAAAAGCTCATACAGTTAGTGTACACGCAATTTGCGATGTGACGTGTAAATCGATGCAATTATATCAACGTCACAATAGTACGATTAAAGTCGATACTTCCTCTATATCTTGTAAAATATGctgcatacattttaaagaCGTGAAATCCCTGGTGGATCATTTAGGTGatgatcataaaaataactacaatAGCAATATTAAAGTCTTCTTAGATCCATATCAATTGATCCAAGACGCGTTTCCCTGCACCAGCTGCGGCGAGGTGTTTAGATATTTCCGATCGCTCTTGCTCCACGTAAATCAATCACACAcgcataacaatttaatttgtcGTTTTTGCGGGCAGTCGTTTAAGATGGCGCCGAATTTACGATGCCATGAGCGACGTTATCATAGCAATGAATCCTATAAATGCAACATGTGCGACTTAGCATTTACTACAAGggacaaattatataaacacaaagCCCAGGTGcacgatattaaaatacataaatgctCAAGGTGTCAAGAGAGGTTTCTCTCTTTGTATCGCATGCGAAGACATAAGCTAAAAGTTCACAATTTGGGGCATCAATGCTCGCATTGTGGTAAACTATTCATACTCAATTCGAACCTTGTGAATCACACGCGACGGATACACTTAAAAGAGAAAAACGTGCAGTGTCCCGCCTGTCACGAGAAATTTTTCGATAAACAATTTCTGAAAACGCACATGGTGAAACACTACGGCGAGAGGAAGTTTCAGTGCGACGCGTGCGGCAAGAGGTTTTTGTGGAAAAAGAACCTCAGATCGCATATGACAACACATATGAAACATGCTAACgtttttacaaacattaacCCCTAATTGATACGAAGGAGATTGAAGCAAGACAAATTTCTTTACAGATGAAAACGCGGATGGACCATGCGAGCACTTTACCTCTGAGAGACGCAggaaaaatatgcaaatactCTTCAACAGCACAACAATAATGCCTTTCAAATGGAAAGGCCGATTCTTGTGTTTCTATTGCGCTAAAGATTACACGGTTTATTCGGAATTCAAAAAGCACACTAAATCACACGGTCTCTGCACGACCAAGGACTATTCTTTGAAAATTATCAAAGGCAGCCACATTGAGATCAAATTGGACATTTCGGACATGAATTGCGAGATTTGCAGTGAACCGTTCAACAGCTTTGACGAAATTGTCAATCATTTAATTGGAAAACACGATATGGACTatgataaaacaattgatataCCTTTCACTGAATACAGATTAGTGGATATGAAATGTCAGTTTTGTGGCAAGGAGTTCTCTTATTTTGGATATCTTATTAGTCATTTGAAGTTAGCTCATCCACAGAACAATTTTATATGCGACGATTGTGGCGCGACGTTCAATATGAAACGTGATTTGGCggctcatttaaaatattttcacagaGCGGGCGGGTATCCGTGCGAGCACTGTTCTGAAATCTGCCATTCGCACTATGATCTGAAGAAACATCAAAATAGTTATCATTTTAGAAGGTGTACTTTGTGCGACTCCAGCTTTGCGTCCTACCATTTGTTGCAGAAGCATATTCAGAGTGAACACGCTAaagttaaaaacaacaaatgcCCATATTGCGCAAAGAAGTGCCATTCGTCGCTGGGCGTCAAATTGCACATAAAAACGTGCAAACTGAAAGTGACCCTGAAACCTCAGGTGCCACAACCGTCGGAAAATTTTATCGAGCCGAAGAAAAAGCAGAACATATTGCAGATCAGACAAAACATCCTCAGTGTGTTGAACATGTCCACCGTGGTGCCATTTAAATTCTTCGGCAAGTTTTCCTGTTTCTACTGCTCTATAAAGTTTGCTGAATTCGATGATCTCAAAACTCATACAGCTGTGGAACATCCTGTTTGCGATATAACCTCCAAATGTATGAAGAAGTGCAAAGGCGAAAGGACCACAGTGAAGGTTGATATATCGTCTCTGTCGTGTAAGCTTTGCTGCCAATCAATGGACAAGCTGGAGGTCCTGATCGACCATTTAATATCA
Encoded here:
- the LOC119838981 gene encoding PR domain zinc finger protein 5-like isoform X1; protein product: MEFDNIIVKENPGLCRCCLSEGCYKELGTEYPWMDETEVYADMLLECFDISISQHIEGPNGTNRLICEVCITRLRDACNFKKQVMDCEKKFVDMIGRGEFKQKALPIEGPNMKSEINLEEHTDVVTEIEYLEDGIDYDDDKDDPTQDITVETLPVKPKRGRPKKNAAKVEKKAKEEKPRTSKSTPKGVASRKYHRGVPSSMRIRRNLEILFNNTSIIPFKFRGKYLCFFCSKYVEEYADLRRHTKEHGECTIGTHSLKAIRGVSNVEIKIDVSEISCEVCKDLFASINDVIDHLLVKHKIEYDKGIDMPLEEYRLRDLACVACDAKFTFFGYLVSHVNSNHPKNSFTCDTCQQKFNKKRDLFSHTKNYHREGGFVCELCHQTFTSLNILNKHKTNRHMSRCNICFLKLPSAVLKRKHMKTEHPDDGSMKCKICHKQFHTDIGLKMHSRNCRNVDIIVEDNDIDVMDSDIKYDVPKRNSVKQLRENIALVISLSTAIPFNFFHNKFNCFFCSKDFQDPDSLKEHTILMHPVCDAREKSILKCRESESSVKIDISSLACKICFEQMKDLDCLLDHLISRHDANYDKSIKTCLQPYKLVKDHMECPLCPHEVFRFFGTLLKHMNTVHTDNKNICVHCGQSFRREQNLRVHLWRRHSDGKFNCSICGVDCEIPSRLFMHMAKAHGVKASKCPMCPEAFETQYLRQKHLIEAHDSGHKCTFCGKLFTRESFLRDHVRRTHLKEKNVECSVCGAKFFNNILLRRHMVKHSGVKNFHCDVCGDRFYWKKSLTSHMAKHKKNDDLKDDALDKGFSDV